The Solanum pennellii chromosome 4, SPENNV200 genomic interval ctttTACGCTAatctatataaataatataagtagTTGATTTCATCCCTAATAATTTAGTAGTTTTTACgctattttatataaataaattataaatttatcgAGATACCTATCATCTTATTGTTCATTTCACTTTTTTATTATCTCTATGTGTTAACTAATTCCTACTTTTTCTTATACCCTTTATTTTTTGGGGGGATCATATTGCAGTGCTCTCCTTGATAGAGAGGTAAGATAAGAATGTTTTGACATATTGatgattaaatttttgtttttttaattttaaatatatcattttagtTTCCAGTAAtttgatattgatattgatgttaCGTTTAGTTTTTAAATAAACAGCACCTTAACAAATAATGCAAATCTACTTCAACGATGATCAAAGTCttggaaaaataaaaggatcaagggtgtgtttggtatgaaacatttttcagaaaatgttttttaattttttcataattggttaggataaaaaattttggaaaatattttttaaatttattttcctcaaaattaaggaaaatgactttccttccaaaattaagaaaaatatttttcaaaactctcaATCAACTTCAAGTTgcaattactttttttaaaaaaacatcaaaaaaaaatttaaaatttgaatttcaaatttttattttttcacccctaccctcGAACTCCCTCCCCAGNCCTACCTCCCTCCCCGACAGTCCACATACCACCCCTACCACCCCCTCAGCCCCCATCGGCGTGTTGAGGCACTTCTTCGACGGTCTCTGTACGCCTGACCTGTCGGTCACTTCTGAAGAATTCatgatttatatatgtttcattACAGTGAGAGGGAGTGCGTAATAAGGATTGATTTCACTGTGTCCATCGTAGCCCCGTACCAGCCCCCCCTNNNNNNNNNCCAGCCCCCCCTTCCCCCTCCCCCCTAcccaaaaaaacaaataaattattttttaaaaatattatcatctCCATACTCCCTCCCCTCAAGcctcaaattaattaattttacttttaaaaaatattttctatttcaaaaattactttctactctaataaaaataaaagatatttctcataaatattttcattcataacactaaaaataatttttaaaaaatattttcttctcaccaaccaaacataagaaataaatgcaaaatctacttattttcaaaaaaatattttccataaaaaacattttcaatcCTACCAAACACAACCCAAGTCTATCTTAATATTCATGCGCTAAATATTTCCagaaaattacttttatttttatgctaTGTCACGTGTGATATTTATtggaagaaaatataatatataattgaatatatTTAGAATTATCATAAAGAACTTTTCATATAGATCactctttttttccttctatttattttttagaaaaacgCTGTTTTTAAAGCATACAGACGTGACTAGTATACATTAATTCTCCATGTTAGGTTTTCTACACATTGAATAAAACTAACATATTCaaagtaatataataattaaagttGGAAGAGAGTAGAATATGCACATATTTTGTCCTTATTTGtggatataaaaattattttcgataaattttttattttaaaaaaatttccttttaataaaaaaataaatatgacatTGAACTTACTACGTACTCAATTATCTGTATACTTTTTACCCTAATCTTAGACCTGGATAGctttcattttatttctgtatttattttcctttcctTTGTTGAAGGGTAAGctaattaatatatgaaaacttTGTCTTGAAGCAGCAAGTGATAAGGAGTCAGAATCTTCTGGGGTTAGAATTGTCTTTTTACATCCCAAGCttcttaatataaattaaaataatacacaTTACTCACACTTCCATTGTAAAATTTATGTGAAGAATGATGCATGGAACCAATCCAACTGCTGCCTCTACCACTAGCCAAATTCATCAggtatatatatgaattagGATATAAAAAATTGCTTTCACTTATACACATTTAAAACAAGTATAAGTTGGTTAGCTTCTTTGTCATATGAGGGTGTTCAGTTCacttcccaaaaaaaaaagttaaagtcTTTACTGGTATTAGTTAATTGCAATTTGATCCAATGTTACTATAGAAATTAAGGACATttacaaagagtgttaattgcTGCTTAAAATACAGGTTTTGCGACAACGCTAAAAGATGATATAGTGTTTGTGAATTCATCTTTAATTTTCTCAGGAACTCAGGCAGGAAATTAATGCTTTGCTACAACAAATTCATGTAGCTGAGGAAAAATTAAGGTTCATccatttatcttttgttggtgttgCACTTAGTAAATTTCATGCCAATGTTAATTAGTATTGCTCTATTTCCAAATAGTTGTCTTCTTTCATGAAGATGTGTCAAAATATATgtgttttgtaaattttttttttataaagtgtGAATAAGAgactaagggtgtgtttggtacgaaggaaaaattttcttagaaaatgattttcgggaaaataaatagatttttgacttagttttttatgttttattggtaagtaaaaaatatttttttaaaaaaatttggtttttgaatgaaaaatattttttaaaaacaaacttaatttttgTACGAGGTGGCTGGTAGGGGCCtaatttgtgtgtgtgtgtggggtgTGTGGGGGGGTTGAAAAAGAAGAACTTTGatattggatttttttttaaaaaataaactttaaataattttaatttttctttggaGGGGAGGGGGCTGGTGGAAGAGTAGTGGTGAGGGTggagttaaaaatattttttaaaaataaatgtttgtatttttttttgcaggGGTGGGGCTGGTAGAGATGATTGGGGTGGGGGATGGAGGGTCGAGGGTTGCAGTgtggtgaaaaaaataaaattttaaaaatattttgttaaaacaaattatatgtttttgggAGATGAGGGTGATAGGGGCTTGGCAAGGAAAGGGGTAGGGGTGAGGGtggaattaaaaagaaattgaagttgaaaatagaaatggaattaaaaagaaattgaagttgaaaatagaaattgaagttgaaaatgtcttttaaaaaacaaaattaaaatcctttttttttttgaggggCTGGGGCTGGTAGGGGATGNNNNNNNNNNNNNNNNNNNNNNNNNNNNNNNNNNNNNNNNNNNNNNNNNNNNNNNNNNNNNNNNNNNNNNNNNNNNNNNNNNNNNNNNNNNNNNNNNNNNNNNNNNNNNNNNNNNNNNNNNNNNNNNNNNNNNNNNNNNNNNNNNNNNNNNNNNNNNNNNNNNNNNNNNNNNNNNNNNNNNNNNNNNNNNNNNNNNNNNNNNNNNNNNNNNNNNNNNNNNNNNNNTGGTAGGGGATGATTGGGGTGGGGAGAGAGGGGGTCGGGGGTTGCAATagggtgaaaaataaaatttgaaattagaaattttttaaaaaataaattataattttttgggGGGTGGGGTTGGTAGTGGTTGACAgggatgaaaaaataaaaaattgaaaatatttttaaaaataagctttagatttattttttcaacaaaaaatattgattttcttcaaaaaaagaaattgtaatctGAAGTTGGATAAGaattttagaaaatgttttccttagtttttcaaggaaagtcattttctttaaattgtgAAGAAAATgaattgttttgaaaaatatttttcaaactttccAACCAAACATTGTAAAATACTTTTTAGAAAATGTTTCCTTCCTATCGAACACACCCAATGTCTTTTTTCGAAAAGATAACAAGagaaatgatttgatttgaatATCATCTTTTTATATAGTACTCACTATTCTCTCTGtctctatttacttgtccatgttttcttttttagatGTTCTTATTtacaaatcaaagaaagaataaatttttttttctattatatccTCATTTAAACTCtaaaaaagttttgaattttaattctttcttttcGAAACTCTAATTAATAAGCgtaaaattataactttacTATGTTAATTATTGCTTATcttaatatatgttttatttataaaatggACAACTAAATGGAATGGAAGGAGTAAATGGGTTTGTGGCTTTTTTGATGTTGAGTTATGACTTTTCTAATATTTCCCAacattctttttcttaattagtTTAATGCTATTTTCTTTCCCTAGCTAATATGCCTCCAAAGTGTACGTAGTGTTTCTTTTCGAGATTTGTTTTACTAGCTTCCGCATGACACTTACTTATTTCGATCCTAACACGTTGATATAATATACATTTTGGAGGAAAATACATTATTGTACTTTAATTATTAATGCAGTATGTACGAGCCTGATCCTGGGAAGATGACATCAATGGAAGAGCTGGAAGCATGTGAGAAACAACTTGAGACCCTCTTAGTTTCTGTCATTAAGAGAAAGGTAATTACTTTCTCCGTTCCTTTTTTACTTGATTCATATTGACTTGACACTTCGATCAGTACATCATTTCAATTTACGTAAGATATTTAACCAAGCACGATActataatgatatatttttatattatgtcaTGAAGATGAATCTAAGTTCAAAAGTGAAGGCAAGCGAAGAAGAGAGCAACGAAGCGGATTTATTATCTTATGACGATGCTTTTAATCAACCACAAATTTTCGACTATGGTACTACTTCTGAAAGGTACATTTTGGTCTAATAACtcattaatttcaaattttaaatattactGTTGATGCTCgactaattaaaattaattcgaCTTCAatctaaacatatatatttttgattgaTGAGTCATGGTTAGATAAGCACTCCTATTTAaagttatgaaatttttttttttatttttttggcagGAATAATGTGTTTTCGTCAACAATGGTTCCTCCAGATATTAAAGGAAGCAAATCCAATATGAATGTTGAAAAAGAGCaagctataaatgataataacaTCTTGTCATGGCCTTATATGTCACAATTCAAGTGATACTATCTTTTGTGACCACGCAGTGCAATAAGCAAGATCGAAGAATTTTTATGTCCCTAAGTTTTTGTCGCACtgatttaaattttcaataagaaGTGTAAATTCGAATAAATATGCGCTCATACTTGTATATGAGCACGATATATTACTACTACTTGTAGTGAGTAAGTAATAAAACTTTCATCTTATATATGGATATCGTTGGTTATGTTTATAGATCTATATAAACATTAATACTCCACATTAAATCAAGCTGAAATACATAAATAGCATTctaaaaattttctagatttttcaaaaatcaatccTGCTGCTTATGAAATATTTCTGGAAAAGATGGTGCTAGATCTATATAAACATTAATACTCCACATTAAATCAAGCTGAAATACATAAATAGCATTctaaaaattttctagatttttcaaaaatcaatccTGCTGCTTATGAAATATTTCTGGAAAAGATGGTGCTTTGatggaatatttattttactttgatGATGTCTAGTACTTTCAGTACTTCTTAACTTTGtgattaaaaagtaaaaatatgtatttctAGTTTGAGAAGAGATGATATATATTAGGgaaaaggatcatatttattcatgtattattcgaaataatttaaatatgtcctttgttttacttttcagctgaatatattcttaattattaGAAGTCATTGAAGTTAAAAgggtaaatatttttaaaaactgaaAAATCTTGTTTTATGGCCAAAAGGATTTTTCCTtctaaaaaatcttattttgaaaaagaaatatcaacaaacaaattaaaatatttttacacaaaatataTAGGAAAATTGAGGTAaggaaatttaatatttaaaattttggatcAATTGGTGAAAAAAATTGGCTCcaaaaattatcttaaaatttttaatagtcATTCaaatgcatttttatttttgaaatgtaacatatttatcatttattataaagttgacttaagaaaatattaattaaaagtaaattaaagttattcaattttttttgttatgaaaGTGCAAATGACAAAGGTTCAGATAAAAAGAAACGAAGAGAATAACAAAGACTTACCGATTATATAAATTACAAGATATAATGTGTGATAATAAAGAGTAATAATATAAGAGTTATTGAAAAACATATTACCAACAATAATGACCACAAATtaacaaataagaaataaaggcagcataataatatattcaataccCAACGATGGATATAAATTGTTGCACATATATTGCGGCTTTCAccagcaatatatatataatgcattattattaataataataccaacagaaaacaatgaaatattCTCGAATATGGAAACACAATTTCCATTTGAGTTCGAGAACTATGACCAATACACAGCCATAAAGTTTGCTTAttattaataaacaaaattcaaaataaaaatagaaggacAACATTTCACAAATGATCCCTTCTTGCTAGCCATTCAAATGTTTGCAATCAGTAACAATTATTACCTACAAAATGAAAAGGtgcaaataatataaaaattaaaataaataattgaaaataaaataatataattaattagaaaataacTTACCAAAGTTTGGATTAAGCATGAACATACGCAAAAAAGGATCCACTGGCAAACCAATCGAACTAAAGCTTGGATCGTACAACGCATTGGCAATTGGCCTATGATTCAAAGTCATGCaagatttatttataaaaataaaaagaattatctaATTTATGTAACAATTAAATATacttaatatttgaaaaatagataaataaacacttctttatgtatatatattaatttttaaagaaaatattaattacctGCCAACATAAGCCGGTGCAACCTCATTCtgtatttattcataaaaaaacatatgGCATGTCgctaatatgtattataatttaattagtaaaaaatttattgcatgatgaaatttaagaaaaccTAATTggcaagtgaaataaaaaaaaattgacaataaTTTAGAGATTTATAAGCACATACTCTGATAAGGGAAATAGGTCTAACTGGAGTCATCCGCAAGCCTCCACGTGGGTCATTAACCTGTGCctatcaaaataagaaaatttatattaataaaataaaatttttatatattgaccagctaaataaaaaaatttatataattaaaaaatgacatatatatatatacctgaGGAAATGACCCAACAGGATACATTGGCATGCTACCACGTGGATGGTTGACCTGCacctattattttatatattaaaattaaaagaaaaatcttattatgataattaaaatttccttgtaaaataaaatttaagaaaataaaaaataatttagagatTTAGATGTATACTCCAGTAGGAAAAGCTGTTCCATTAGCAAATGTTGGTATACCACCATGCAGATGATTCACCTGTGcctattaatttatattaaaaatgagaaaatgttagcttaattataataattaattaatttaaagaaaatttgaaaaaattataaatttaaattgattaatgatAAATTAAAGTAGTTTAGTTACCAGAGTGGTTTGATCATGAGAAATTGGTAATGGTCCATACAAAAGTAGGTGTTGGTAAGGATGAGAAATGACTTCCTCATAAGTAAGCACATCGCTGTCTGTTGAGCTCTCTGAAAACGTATCCTCGTTCAACGACATTCTTCCGtacaacaaaattaaaaaggacTTGATTACTCATACGATAATTGTTtaagaatttaaatataaaatggtAAGAGATTTAGGAAAacagaagaaaatattaataggTGAAAATCgatttacaaaattaattaatgattagtTTTTATTCTTCTTACTACATTCATCGTGTTTTTTagttataaataaaacaatctcaatattaatgattatatatatataatgatttattaaaataaattatatccaAATAAGATTGATTTACGATTTTTAATACGTTATacaagaaattttatttataatcttaaataaataagtaaaaatgtattaataatataaagagaATCACCCtagttttattagtttttttctttagaagtgtgattaattttaagaaatactAGAATCCGGATAATTTTGACActttaatagtatatatatctCAAATTTTAATAGATCTATGgtataaaagataaattaaaaaatgtaaaatcaaGATCTAGAGATTTACACACGTATGCGATTAAGTCATAATGTTATTTTCCTTCTCAAATacttaatttgttaaaatactGAATTTAAATTATAGAATTTATTCACATAGAATTTTATCAATCGCAATATAACTtgtattaacaaaaaaaaattaaaaagaaaagaagactGAAAGTAATGTTGtaatcataaattttgacgaatcattaaaaaataaaataaaaaatatcttcacAGAAAATAAAGAGTTATAAATTCAGACACTGTTTAATTACGCGAGATCTAATATTACACGTAAATTCGAACAAGAAtctatataaagaaaaaaatttaatcatctGTATAAAGAGTCATAATTTCAGACATTGTTCAATTACGCGAAATCAAACACTACGCGTAAATTCAAACAAAAGTctatataaagaaaaaacaagagaAGAAGATTTTAATTATCCGCATCAAGatgaattgaataaaaaaattaaaattaaaagttaaagcATGGCTTGTATAAGTACAAGAAAGAAAATCTCTCCCTTTTTTATGGCTCttacaaaaacataaatgagaaaatgaaaggaagaaaacaaatTTCTAGACCatatatgaaaaagaaagaatagaGAAAATGAAGCAACCTTAGCTTAGTCTTGAGAAATGAgaattgatgaaaaaataaggAGCAAATGTGTCTATTTATAGGCTATGAAATCAATTAATATGGCAATTAATCCACTAAAACACccttataaaaattatattagaaaGGTACaaaaatttatctaattttaattaacttaaatgaTTTGAGCCTTCTTATTATTAACGGTCaacttcttaaatatttttggaagacttacaatatataaacaaaaaacaagtcaaacaaaaagaattataattcaaatactAAATCTAAAAATCTTTATTGATATATCTCAAAATAGGcaaagaatttttaaaagacaactcaacataatattttaaaataagggagaaaaatgcaata includes:
- the LOC107017011 gene encoding agamous-like MADS-box protein AGL104 codes for the protein MGRAKIEIKRIENKTNRGVTYSKRRKGLIKKAYELSVLCDTDVALLMFSPTGRLTSFSPKQRIEDVLSHFMNLSERERGRMMHGTNPTAASTTSQIHQELRQEINALLQQIHVAEEKLSMYEPDPGKMTSMEELEACEKQLETLLVSVIKRKMNLSSKVKASEEESNEADLLSYDDAFNQPQIFDYGTTSERNNVFSSTMVPPDIKGSKSNMNVEKEQAINDNNILSWPYMSQFK